The Microplitis demolitor isolate Queensland-Clemson2020A chromosome 8, iyMicDemo2.1a, whole genome shotgun sequence genome has a segment encoding these proteins:
- the LOC103578844 gene encoding dynactin subunit 4: MAYLLGPDCVRYVCNCGSLKPISRIYFCRHCLKIRCGYCVSHEVDSHYCPNCLENLPSSEVRLKKNKCSNCFDCPCCFQTLTIRAGHPPVRPAVTGEAAKATPKKVYYLCCSLCRWSSRDAGIPDQFVATGGWPEQENPHAARISSLIDFHKILASRERQNQERKKFDPKRTSLQFEKFGLTSAMARKRAGLPIVSEAKWQQANFPQPSVASENVDELPDSIFSSPVDITKITRLDQRLQHPEVQAEKIYELRPQHKKFPVKRSQRCRACEHNVSKPEFSPQSIKFKIQLAAFYHVPEVRIVTFQPLEVGKPSELLLKFCNPTQHQTQILLLPEDTPTTATTTSATGEMEELKRENMQLGCESPNLLPSVVRQASVLEDPKPVKIVTGASIELPTGPVILAPRDDAAEYDDAGDTQTFPDDPKLVVWRKGNKAVLKLQVTPYVSEEGKENEPIVVGLVMQYGYINTIATLEHKTPQKVDLKVKLFLTLDKLCKS, translated from the exons atggCCTATTTACTCGGACCAGATTGCGTACGATATGTTTGTAATTGTGGGTCACTGAAACCAATCTCTCGTATTTATTTCTGTCGacattgtttaaaaattaggTGTGGTTATTGTGTTTCCCATGAG gTTGACTCTCATTATTGTCCGAATTGTTTAGAAAACTTGCCGTCGTCTGAAGTGCGACTGAAGAAAAATAA GtgttcaaattgttttgactGTCCCTGCTGCTTTCAAACGCTGACTATACGAGCTGGTCATCCACCAGTAAGACCAGCAGTTACTGGTGAAGCTGCCAAAGCAAcaccaaaaaaagtttactacTTGTGCTGTTCGTTGTGTCGATGGAGTTCACGAGATGCAGGAATTCCCGATCAGTTTGTTG cAACTGGAGGCTGGCCGGAGCAAGAAAATCCTCATGCTGCTAGAATAAGTTCACTGATtgattttcacaaaattttggCTTCACGTGAACGTCAGAACCAGGAACGTAAAAAGTTTGATCCGAAAAGAACATCCTTACAATTT GAGAAGTTCGGATTGACATCTGCGATGGCCCGTAAACGAGCTGGACTTCCTATTGTCTCGGAAGCTAAGTGGCAACAAGCCAATTTTCCCCAGCCTTCAGTTGCTTCGGAAAATGTTGACGAACTACCAGattctattttttcttctcCGGTTGACATCACCAAGA taacgAGACTAGACCAACGACTCCAGCATCCAGAAGTACAAgctgagaaaatttatgaactaAGACCGCAGCACAAAAAATTTCCCGTCAAACGGTCACAGAGATGTCGAGCTTGCGAGCACAATGTCAGCAAACCTGAGTTTTCTCCTCAGtctattaaattcaaaattcaattggCAGCTTt ttatcaTGTACCAGAGGTACGAATTGTTACTTTCCAACCTCTGGAAGTAGGAAAGCCAAGTGAATtgctattgaaattttgtaatccAACTCAACATCAAacacaaatattattattgcctGAAGATACTCCAACAACAGCAACTACGACGTCAGCGACTGGAGAAATGGAGGAACTCAAACGAGAGAATATGCAAttg GGCTGTGAATCTCCAAATTTATTACCGTCAGTAGTCAGACAAGCGTCAGTGCTAGAAGATCCAAAACCTGTGAAAATAGTAACTGGAGCATCCATTGAATTACCAACTGGTCCAGTGATTCTTGCACCCCGTGACGATGCTGCTGAGTACGACGACGCAGGAGATACGCAAACATTTCCAGACGATcccaa ATTGGTAGTTTGGCGAAAAGGCAATAAAGCTGTACTCAAATTACAAGTAACACCTTATGTTTCGGAGGAAGGCAAAGAAAATGAACCAATTGTCGTCGGATTAGTTATGCAGTACGGATACATAAACACAATAGCTACTCTGGAGCACAAGACGCCGCAAAAAGTTGATttgaaagttaaattatttcttacgcTTGATAAACTCTGTAAATCTTAA
- the LOC103578846 gene encoding uncharacterized protein LOC103578846 isoform X1 — protein MVKNDDKFSIEDAKAVIESGKKQSHINYSLLILEQCLDTYQVDEIFLSFNGGKDCTVMLHLTAALFKLRGLSPLLCLYVTDDPFPEVIQLCYIKMINVRLLINFISFQMDEFVDKATHYYDIKLIRKKKPIKSAVECLLEENKQLKATLMGIRKDDPGSESLEPFKTTDEGWPKIMRVSPILDWSYSQIWEFILKHKVPYCSLYDQGYTSLGHRTTTSPNPLLRDPDNPARYLPAYTLKDSSTERNGRQ, from the exons ATGGTTAagaatgatgataaattcagTATTGAGGATGCAAAAGCTGTTATTGAGAGTGGCAAGAAACAATCACACATTAATTACTCATTGTTAATATTGGAGCAATGTCTTGACAC ATACCAAGTTGATGAAATATTCCTGAGCTTCAATGGAGGTAAAGATTGTACGGTGATGCTTCATTTGACTGCTGccttatttaaattacgtgGGTTATCACCGCTGCTGTGTCTTTACGTCACTGATGATCCATTTCCTGAGGTTATTCAACTCTGTtacataaaaatgataaatgtccgtttattaataaattttatttcgtttcAGATGGATGAGTTTGTTGACAAAGCGACTCACTACTATGATATAAAACtgataaggaaaaaaaaaccaataaaatCAGCTGTTGAATGTCTTTTGGAAGAAAACAAGCAGCTGAAGGCCACGTTGATGGGCATTAGGAAAGACGACCCGGGTTCAGAGTCTTTGGAGCCGTTTAAAACCACTGATGAAGGCTGGCCGAAGATCATGAGGGTCAGTCCTATTCTGGACTGGTCTTACAGCCAGATTTGGGAGTTTATTTTGAAGCACAAGGTTCCTTATTGCTCGCTGTATGACCAAGGGTACACCAGTCTCGGTCACAGGACGACTACATCTCCAAATCCTTTGCTACGTGACCCTGATAATCCTGCTCGTTATCTTCCTGCTTACACACTCAAAGACAGTTCTACTGAGAGAAATGGAAGACAATAA
- the LOC103578846 gene encoding uncharacterized protein LOC103578846 isoform X2: MVKNDDKFSIEDAKAVIESGKKQSHINYSLLILEQCLDTYQVDEIFLSFNGGKDCTVMLHLTAALFKLRGLSPLLCLYVTDDPFPEMDEFVDKATHYYDIKLIRKKKPIKSAVECLLEENKQLKATLMGIRKDDPGSESLEPFKTTDEGWPKIMRVSPILDWSYSQIWEFILKHKVPYCSLYDQGYTSLGHRTTTSPNPLLRDPDNPARYLPAYTLKDSSTERNGRQ; encoded by the exons ATGGTTAagaatgatgataaattcagTATTGAGGATGCAAAAGCTGTTATTGAGAGTGGCAAGAAACAATCACACATTAATTACTCATTGTTAATATTGGAGCAATGTCTTGACAC ATACCAAGTTGATGAAATATTCCTGAGCTTCAATGGAGGTAAAGATTGTACGGTGATGCTTCATTTGACTGCTGccttatttaaattacgtgGGTTATCACCGCTGCTGTGTCTTTACGTCACTGATGATCCATTTCCTGAG ATGGATGAGTTTGTTGACAAAGCGACTCACTACTATGATATAAAACtgataaggaaaaaaaaaccaataaaatCAGCTGTTGAATGTCTTTTGGAAGAAAACAAGCAGCTGAAGGCCACGTTGATGGGCATTAGGAAAGACGACCCGGGTTCAGAGTCTTTGGAGCCGTTTAAAACCACTGATGAAGGCTGGCCGAAGATCATGAGGGTCAGTCCTATTCTGGACTGGTCTTACAGCCAGATTTGGGAGTTTATTTTGAAGCACAAGGTTCCTTATTGCTCGCTGTATGACCAAGGGTACACCAGTCTCGGTCACAGGACGACTACATCTCCAAATCCTTTGCTACGTGACCCTGATAATCCTGCTCGTTATCTTCCTGCTTACACACTCAAAGACAGTTCTACTGAGAGAAATGGAAGACAATAA
- the LOC103578845 gene encoding 40S ribosomal protein S14a: MAPKRGKAPKEEAQVSLGPQVREGEIVFGVAHIFASFNDTFVHVTDLSGRETIARVTGGMKVKADRDEASPYAAMLAAQDVAEKCKTLGITALHIKLRATGGNKTKTPGPGAQSALRALARSNMKIGRIEDVTPIPSDSTRRKGGRRGRRL; the protein is encoded by the exons ATGGCACCCAAAAGAGGTAAAGCGCCTAAAGAAGAGGCTCAGGTGTCCCTTGGACCTCAAGTAAGAGAAGGAGAGATTGTTTTTGGCGTTGCCCATATTTTCGCCAGTTTTAACGACACCTTCGTCCATGTGACGGATTTGTCTGGCCG gGAAACCATCGCCCGTGTCACTGGAGGAATGAAGGTGAAGGCTGATCGTGATGAAGCTTCACCCTACGCTGCTATGTTGGCAGCCCAA GACGTTGCTGAAAAATGTAAGACTTTGGGTATCACTGCCCTTCACATCAAACTTCGTGCTACCGGAGGTAACAAAACCAAGACACCAGGACCTGGTGCGCAATCAGCCCTACGTGCTCTCGCACGTTCAAACATGAAAATCGGCAGAATTGAAGATGTCACGCCTATTCCATCTGATTCAACACGAAGGAAGGGTGGTCGTCGTGGAAGACGTTTATAA
- the LOC103578847 gene encoding NF-kappa-B-repressing factor has product MSKKNFNTDWDVEKHKLEYECDEHWELRKNFLEAHKNDYPEDQLVCLAQVFTNIELLGCKYPKETMDLVAELSQDVARDFREKQKSKLQRTFVKASDAASSKVKGHNTPHTDAASTSTSKRCNDAEDNPSKKMKITSQPFGNLVLLDYPNSSPQMTLDSSVKMSGQRIEWKFHMAQILQCRCEFFINGKKVSEGAGSTKKASKADAAKKGLTVLQKYYYTIEIKDDWKVNLSGKQSELKADDPNDNSLQSDGVGAKLMKLMGWAGGGLGKSEQGITEPVTLKRQISRSGFGLKLTSDNMGLFKRKCQQTLYQYIRESDTHNYLVFADFTNDERAIMHDCARRMGLKSQSHGTKDQRTLLITRKLEPSDLVKELLKIGGITDKYILKAPTDD; this is encoded by the exons atgtccaagAAGAATTTTAACACGGACTGGGATGTCGAGAAACACAAATTGGAGTATGAGTGCGACGAGCATTGGGAGTTGAGGAAAAACTTCCTCGAGGCTCACAAAAATGATTACCCTGAGGACCAGTTGGTCTGTTTGGCTCAAGTTTTTACTAATATTGAGCTTCTGGGATGCAA GTATCCTAAAGAAACGATGGACTTAGTGGCAGAGCTGTCGCAAGATGTAGCGAGAGATTTCAGAGAGAAGCAAAAGTCGAAATTGCAGAGGACGTTTGTCAAAGCTTCCGATGCGGCTAGCTCCAAGGTGAAAG GACATAATACTCCTCACACCGACGCCGCATCAACATCCACGAGTAAAAGATGTAACGATGCCGAAGATAATCccagtaaaaaaatgaaaataacgagCCAGCCATTTggtaatttagttttattagaTTATCCAAATAGTTCTCCTCAAATGACTCTGGATTCTTCGGTGAAAATGAGTGGCCAGCGAATCGAGTGGAAGTTTCATATGGCACAAATTCTTCaatg tcGGTGtgagttttttataaatggtAAGAAAGTGTCTGAAGGAGCTGGCAGTACAAAGAAAGCATCTAAAGCTGATGCTGCCAAGAAAGGTCTAACTGTTCttcaaaaatactattatacTATTGAG ATAAAAGACGATTGGAAAGTTAACTTGAGTGGCAAACAATCGGAATTAAAGGCAGATGACCCTAATGATAATTCGCTTCAATCAGATGGTGTTGGAGCTAAACTGATGAAGTTGATGGGCTGGGCTGGCGGTGGTCTAGGGAAGTCGGAGCAGGGAATCACTGAACCCGTTAC ACTGAAGCGACAAATATCGCGATCAGGGTTTGGATTGAAGTTGACCTCGGATAACATGGGTCTGTTCAAGAGAAAATGCCAGCAGACGTTGTATCAATACATACGAGAAAGCGATACACATAATTACCTAGTATTTGCTGATTTCACAAACGATGAACGCGCAATTATGCACGA TTGTGCAAGAAGAATGGGATTAAAATCACAAAGTCATGGGACTAAGGATCAGAGAACGTTATTGATAACGCGTAAGCTAGAGCCGAGTGATCTTGTTAaggaattattgaaaattggtGGAATcactgataaatatatattaaaagcTCCTACTGATGATTAA
- the LOC103578848 gene encoding UDP-N-acetylhexosamine pyrophosphorylase translates to MDEDTLRAQLNKYNQGHVLQFWKELTEDQRASLTEDILEFSLSEVTSYFKRANESSENNNKLLDDRIQPIEDDAIKSVTGCDSALLKKYQDTGLREIAAGRVAVLVLAGGQGTRLGVTCPKGMYDVGLPSHKSLFQLQAEKIRRLEVMAKEKYGKCQGITWYLMTSEATHESTLDFLEQNNYFGLNKNNVKAFKQGMIPCFGFDGKILLDEMHSLSKAPDGNGGLYRALKVQGILQDMTERGINSVHAHSVDNILIKVADPVFIGYCIDKGADCGVKVVDKADPSEAVGVVCQVDGKYQVVEYSEISKKTSELRRPNGKLVFNAGNICNHYFTLGFFRNISDYHEEELPLHVAKKKIPYVDNSGVRQKPTSPNGIKIEKFIFDVLKFSKNFVAWEVPRESEFSPLKNSDSAGQDCPSTARNDLLALHKQWLLNAGAKSVQGDVEISPLLSYAGENLKDIPEIIQGPKVFE, encoded by the exons ATGGATGAAGATACTCTCCGTGCACAgctcaataaatataatcaaggACACGTGCTGCAGTTTTGGAAGGAACTGACGGAAGATCAGCGCGCTAGTTTGACAGAAGATATTTTGGAGTTCAGTTTGTCGGAAGTTACTTCGTATTTTAAAAGAGCTAACGAGTCTTCGgagaataataacaaattattgGACGACCGGATCCAGCCGATTGAAGACGATGCTATCAAGTCGGTGACCGGCTGTGACAGTGCTCTGCTGAAGAAATATCAAGACACCGGGCTGCGTGAAATAGCCGCTGGACGGGTTGCTGTTCTTGTTCTAGCCGGTGGTCAAGGTACCAGACTTGGTGTCACTTGTCCTAAGGGAATGTACGATGTCGGGTTGCCCTCACACAAGAGCTTGTTTCAGTTGCAGGCTGAAAAGATAAGACGATTAGAAGTTATGGCTAAAGAAAAGTATGGGAAATGTCAAGGGATCACTTG GTACTTGATGACGAGTGAAGCCACGCACGAGTCAACGCTTGATTTTCTTGAGCAGAATAATTACTTtgggttgaataaaaataatgtcaagGCCTTCAAACAGGGTATGATTCCTTGTTTTGGATTTGATGGTAAAATATTGCTTGATGAAATGCACTCGTTATCAAAAGCCCCTGATGGTAATGGCGGGCTTTATCGCGCACTAAAAGTCCAAGGGATACTGCAAGATATGACTGAACGCGGTATTAATAGCGTACACGCTCATTCTGTagataatattttgattaaagtTGCTGATCCTGTTTTCATTGGCTATTGCATTGATAAAGGAGCCGACTGCGGAGTTAAAGTTGTTGACAAAGCTGATCCTAGCGAAGCTGTCGGTGTCGTTTGTCAG gTTGATGGCAAGTATCAAGTCGTTGAGTACAGCGAAATATCCAAGAAGACTTCAGAGTTGCGACGCCCTAATGGAAAGCTTGTTTTTAATGCTGGTAATATTTGCAATCACTACTTCACTCTCGGCTTCTTCCGTAATATCTCGGATTATCATGAAGAAGAGTTGCCACTTCATGTtgcgaagaaaaaaattccttatGTCGACAACAGTGGGGTGAGACAAAAACCGACGAGTCCCAATGGAATTAAgattgagaaatttattttcgatgtgttaaaattttcgaaaaatttcgtCGCTTGGGAAGTTCCGAGAGAGAGTGAATTTAGCCCGCTAAAAAATTCAGATTCTGCTGGTCAGGATTGCCCTTCGACAGCACGTAACGATTTACTCGCGCTTCACAAACAATGGCTCTTGAATGCGGGTGCTAAGTCTGTACAAGGTGACGTTGAGATCTCGCCATTACTGTCTTACGCAGGAGAAAATTTAAAGGACATTCCTGAGATCATACAGGGGCCAAAAGTATTCGAATGA